In Canis lupus dingo isolate Sandy chromosome 32, ASM325472v2, whole genome shotgun sequence, the following are encoded in one genomic region:
- the LOC125754182 gene encoding 60S ribosomal protein L21-like, which yields MTNTKGKRRGTRSMFSRPFRKHGVVPLATYMRICKKGDIVHIKEIGAVQKGMPHKCYHGKTGRVYNDTQHAVGIVVNKQVKGKILAKRINVLIGHIKHSKSRDSFLKRVKENDQKKKEAKEKGTWVQLKRQPAPPREAHFVRSNGKEPELLEPIPYEFMA from the coding sequence atgaccaacacaaagggaaagaggagaggtaccCGCTCtatgttctctaggccttttaggaaacatggagttgttcctttggccacatacaTGCGAATCTGTAAGAAAGGTGATATTGTGCACATCAAGGAAATAGGCGCTGTTCAAAAAGGAATGCCCCACAAATGTtaccatggcaaaactggaagGGTCTACAATGATACTCAGCATGCTGttggcattgttgtaaacaaacaagttaagGGCAAGATTCTGGCCAAGAGAATTAATGTCCTCATTGGgcatattaaacactcaaagagCCGAGATAGCTTCCTGAAGcgtgtgaaggaaaatgatcagaaaaagaaggaagccaaagagaaaggtacttgGGTCCAACTGAAACgccagcctgccccacccagagaagcacactttgtgagaagcaatggaaaggagcctgaactgctggaacccattccctatgaattcatggcatga